The Naumannella cuiyingiana DNA window GCCAGCACCCGCCGCATTCGCCGCCCGTCGCGGATGGTGGTGATCGCCCCGAGGCCGAGGCAGAAGGCGATGATCACCTGCCCCTGGATGGACAGGGACCAGAAATGTTGCAGCGGGCTGGTCAGCTCCGAGGCGGCGGTGTAGTAGTTCACGGCCGAGTCGATCAGCACCTGGTTCTGCCGGAAGGTCAGCGCCGCGACGGCCTGCTGCCAGATCGCGGCCCAGCGCGTACCGGGAATCAGGAACGGGGTGGCCAGCACGACCGCCGCCACGGTCACCGCGGCCGCGGGCACCAGGCGCAGCATCCGCGAGAACAGCACCTGCAGCGGCCGTCCGTCCTCGCCCCGGTCATGCCGGCGCAGGAAGGTCCCGGTGAGCAGGAATGCCCCGATCAGCAAGAACGCGTCGATTCCACCGGAGATCCGCCCGAACCAGACGTGGTGCAGCACGACCAGCCCGATGGCTACGGCGCGCAGGCCGTGGATCTCGGGGCGGAACGTCATCCGGGCACCTCGCTGGTCTGGGTCCGTACTCGGCGGTCGGTGTCGACAAACAGTCGCCCACCCTACCCGCTCAGCGCCTCCGGCCGAGCAGCTCCTCGATCACCCGCAGCCGCTCGGCAACGGCGGCCTCGCGCCCGTGCTCGGTCGGCTCGTAGTAGCGGGCGTCGGCCAGCTCGTCGGGCAGATAGGCCTGCTCGGCGACGCCGTGCGGGGAATTGTGCGCGTGCCGGTAGCCCACGCCGTGCCCGAGCTGTTTCGCGCTGGCGTAGTGGGCGTCGCGCAGGTGCGGCGGGACCTGCCCGATCCGGCCGGCGCGGACATCGGCGCTGGCGCGCTCCAGCCCCTGGTAGGCCGCATCGGACTTCGGCGCCATCGCGCAGGCGACGGTGGCGTGGGCGAGATTGATCCGGGCCTCGGGCATGCCGATCAGTTGCACGGCCTGGGCGGCGGCGACGCAGGTCTGCAGCACGCTGGAGTCCGCCATCCCGATGTCCTCGGAGGCCGCGATGACCAGTCGGCGCGCGATGAACCGGGGATCCTCGCCGGCCTGCAACATCCGCGCCAGGTAGTGCAATGCGGCCTGCACGTCGGAGCCGCGCATCGACTTGATGTAGGCGCTGATCACGTCGTAGTGCTGGTCGCCGTCGCGGTCGTAGCGCACCGCGACCACGTCGACGGCCCGCTCGATGGTCGCCGGGTCGATGCTGGTCGAGCCCTCGGCGCTCGCCCCGGCGGCGGCCTCCTCGAGGAAGGTGAGCGCGCGACGCGCATCGCCTCCGGCCATCCGGAGCAGCGTCTCGCGGCCGTCGGCGGTCAGGGCGTACCGCCCGCCGAGACCGCGTTGCTCGACCAGGGCCCGGTCGATCAGGGTGCCGATGTCGTCATCGGTGAGCGGCTTCAGGGTGAGCAGCAGTGATCGCGACAGCAGGGGGCTGATCACCGAGAAGCTCGGATTCTCCGTCGTCGCGGCGATCAGGGTGACGATCCGGTTCTCCACCGCCGGCAGCAACACGTCTTGTTGCGCCTTGGAGAAGCGGTGCACCTCGTCGACGAAGAGCACGGTGGGTACGCCGCGCGCGAGATCACGCCGGGCCTCCTCCAGCACCGCGCGGACCTCCTTGACCCCCGCGGTCACCGCCGACAGCTCGACGAACCGGGCATCGGCGGTCTGCGACACCACGCTCGCGATGGTCGTCTTTCCCACGCCGGGCGGGCCCCACAAGAAGACCGACATCGCGGCCTCGCCGGTCGCCAGGCGGCGCAGCGGCGCGCCCGGCGCGAGCAGGTGTTGCTGGCCGAGGATCTCGTCGACGGTACGCGGGCGCATCCGCACCGCCAGCGGCAGCCGGTCGTGGTCGGCATCGAGGCTGCCGCCGCCGCGGCCACGCCCGGTCGCGGCCGGTGTGGTGTTGCCGAAGAGGTCCTCGCTCATCCGGCGACCAGGAACGCATCGAGGTCGGCGATCACCCGCGCGTCGAGGGAGTGGCCGAGCCCGGGATAGGTGTGGACATCGACCCGCGCGTGTCCGTCGAGCCAGGTCTGCGTCGCCTCGGCCCAGCGGGCCGGCACGACCGGGTCCGCGACATCGCGCGACCAGAAGACCCGCGGCAGCGGGTCGGCCGGCGCGGGCTCGGGCGTACCCGGCGCCACGAAGCCCGACAGGACCAGCCAGCCCTCCGCGGCCTCCGGTCGGGCCGCCATCGCGGCGAGACCGACGCTCGCGCCCTGGGAGAAGCCGCCGATGAAGACCTCGCGCCAGCGCCCGGACTGGCCAGCCAGCCATTCCAGCACCGTCGCTGCGGCCGCCGCGGCCTGCGTGGCATAGGCCGGGGCGTCGACGATCCCGCCCGGCACCAGCTCCAGCGGATACCAGGCGCGGCCACCCCAGGGCAGCGCGAACGGCGCGCGCGGAGCGGCGACGACGAAGCCGTCCGGGAGGTGCGGCGCGACACCGAGCATGTCGGCCTCGTCGGCCCCGAAACCGTGCAGCAGCACCACCAGCCGGTCAGCGCCCGAGGTCGACGGGTCGGCGGAGAATCGCACCTGCAGCTCGGCCGGATCTGGGGTCAGGGCAGACATGGCCGCCATGTTAGGGGGACGGTCCGACAACGACCGCTCAGTGCAGGATCGGGATCTGTGCCGGGTAGCGGTACAGCTCGCCGCGGGATGCTCGCAGGGCGCCGATGACGTGACAGACGACGGTGAGCACGGCGGCGATCACCCAGAGGATGATCGCGACCGGGATCCCGATCACGGTGATGAACAGGATCCAGCCGATCACCGTCATCAGCCAGGCCCACAGGTTGAAGTTGAACGCACCGGCCGCCGAACCTCGGACCAGGGGCCCGCGCCCGCGGAACAGCAGCCAGATCAGCAGCGGCCCGGCGAAACTCAGCCAGCCCGCGGAGATGATCATGGCAATGATCGCGGACAGGTGCGCCAGCACCGCCAGCGTCCGGTCGTCGCCGCCCGCCCGCATGTCGCCCGTCATCTCTGCTCCTCACCTGGCTCGGTGGTCCGGTCGCCGTCCTGCGCGGGTCGATCGGTCTTGTCGGCCTGCTCCGGCCGCGCGTCGACGCCGGCCTCCTTGCGCTGCTGGCTGGTGATCGGCGCGGGTGCGCCGGTGAGCGGGTCGTAGCCCCCGCCGGACTTCGGGAAGGCGATCACGTCGCGGATCGAGTCGGTGCCGGCCAGCAGCGCGACGATCCGGTCCCAGCCGAACGCGATGCCGCCGTGCGGCGGCGCGCCGTAGGCGAACGCGTCGAGCAGGAAGCCGAACTTCTCGGTCGCCTCGGACTCGCTCAGGCCCATCACCTTGAACACGCGCTCCTGCACGTCGCGGCGATGGATACGGATCGAGCCGCCGCCGATCTCGTTGCCGTTGCAGACCAGGTCGTAGGCATAGGCCAGCGCGGAGCCGGGATCGGTGTCGAAGGTGTCCATCGATTCCGGCTTCGGCGAGGTGAACGCGTGGTGCACCGCCGTCCAGGCGCCCGAGCCGACCGCGACATCGCCCGAGGCCACCGCCTGGGCGGCGGGCTCGAACAGCGGCGCGTCGACCACCCAGCAGAAGGCCCAGGCGCCGGGCTCGATCATGCCGGTACGCCGGGCGATCTCGACCCGGGCGGCGCCGAGCAGCTCCTGGGAACCGCGGCGCTCCCCCGCGCCGAAGAAGATCGCGTCACCGGGCTGCGCCCCGACCCGCTCGGCCAGGCCGGCGCGCTCGGCGTCGGAGATGTTCTTGGCGACCGGGCCGCCGAGCTCGCCGTCCGCGCCGACCGTGACGTAGGCCAGCCCCTTCGCGCCGCGCTGGCGCGCCCACTCCTGCCAGGCGTCGAACTGCCGGCGGGGCTGGTCGCCGCCCCCGGGCATGATCACCGCGCCCACGTAGTCGGCCTGGAAGACGCGGAACGGGGTGTCGGCGAAGAAGTCGGTCACCTCGACGATCTCGTTGCCGAACCGCAGGTCCGGCTTGTCGGAGCCGTAGCGATCCATCGCGTCGTGCCAGGTGATCCGCGGGAACGGCGGGGTCAGCTCGACGCCCTTCAGCGCCCAGATCTCGCGGGCCAGCTCCTCGCCCAGGGCGATCACGTCGTCCTGGTCGACGAAGCTCATCTCGATGTCGAGCTGGGTGAACTCCGGCTGCCGGTCGGCCCGGAAGTCCTCGTCGCGATAGCACCGCGCGATCTGGTAGTAGCGCTCCATCCCGGCGACCATCAGCAACTGCTTGAACAGCTGCGGGCTCTGCGGCAGCGCGTACCAGGAACCGGGCGCCAACCGGGCGGGCACGAGGAAGTCGCGGGCCCCCTCCGGCGTGGAGCGGGTCAGCGTCGGGGTCTCGATCTCGACGAAGCCGCGCCGGCCCAGCACGTCGCGGGCGACCCGGCTGACCTGCGAGCGCAGCCGCAGCGCGTCGCCGGCCGAGCGGCGGCGCAGGTCCAGGTATCGGTAGCGCAGCCGCGCCTCCTCGCCCACCCCGGAGCGATCATCGATCTGGAACGGCAGCGGGGCGGACGGATTGAGCACCTCCAGCTCGCTGGTCACCACCTCGATCTCGCCGGTCGGCAGGTCCGGGTTCGCGTTGCCCTCGGGGCGCAGCTCCACGGTGCCGACGACCTTGATCACGAACTCGTTGCGCAGGTCGTGCGCGCCCGAGGCGTCCAGCACCTCGTCGCGGACCACCACCTGGGCGATCCCGGAGGCATCGCGCAGGTCGAGGAAGGCGACGCCGCCGTGATCTCGGCGCCGGGCCACCCAGCCGGCGAGGGTGACGGTGGTTCCGGCATCGGCCGCGGTCAGGGTCCCGGCCTCGTGGGTGCGCATCACGGGTGTCGCTGTTCCTCTCGTCGTGGCCCCGCATCGACGGTGCGGGCGCCGGTCAGGGCGATGCTATGCCCCGCCCGGCAGCCGGCGCACACCCATTACCCCGGCATCACCTCAGCATCGGCGAGGTGGGTACGCCGCCACCGGCGAGCGCCATCAGAACGGCAGCCACTGCCCGGTGGGCCTGCCCCCGCTGACCCCGGTCAGCACGAAGGACGCCGTCGGCTCGCCATCGCTTTCGAAGGTGCACGACGCTCCACCGCGGCAGGTGCCGGTGGCGCTGAACTCCCACTTCACGGTGGTCCGGATCGTCGCCACGTCCGGGCTGTACTCGACCTTCGCGCCCCGCATCGGGTCGTTCTTGATGTTCCAGTCGATGCTGCCCGAGTCGACCTTCTGGCTGGTGCCCGCCTGAATGCCGAACGGGCACCCCTCCGGCGCGAGCTCCTTGGCCGAGGCGCACTTGTCGAGCGACCGCTTTGCCTGGTCCAGGGCGAACTTGCGGCCGTTGTCGGTCAGCTCCATCGTGCCGGTCCACTCGGCCGGTCCGGGCTTGCCGACCACGATCTCCCGCTCGGTGTACTGCACCCGGTCCGAGCCGGTCGTCATGGCGTACCCGCCGGGCAGTGCCAGCGCAGCCGATCCGGACTCGATCGCCTGGCCGTTCACCTGCAGCGCCCCGTCGGAGACCAGGGTGAGTTCTGCGAGCCCGTTGTCGATCATCCAGCCGTCGCCGGTACTGGTGAGCTCGAACGTGTAGCTCTGCGAGTCCCCGCCGACGGTGTAGGTCGCATCCACCTGGGCGCTGTCGAGCGCGTCGGAGACGGTGACCTCGCCGACCTCGGCGCCGCCCACCGCGGCGATGTCGCGGGACTGCTTGACGGCCTTGTCCGCCAACAGCGGCGCATCGTCCGGCACGTTGCTCAGCAGGCCGAGCGCGTCGGCGGCATTGCCGTCGGACAGCGCGGCGAAATACCGCTCGACCGTCTCGGTCGCGCCGTCCGCACGACGCTGCTTCTCCGCCTCGTGGGCGGCCGCGGCCTGCTCGGCCGCCTGCCGGTCGAGCTGTCCCTTGATCAACACACCCCCGCTGATCAGCACGATCAGCCCGACCACGCCGGCCGCGATTCCGATCAGCAGCTTGCGCGACTTCTTCGGGGCCGGGCCACCCGGCGGCATCGGGCCGTAGCCCTGCTGCCCGTGCCCCTGCTGCCCGTGCCCCTGCTGCCCGTGCCCCTGCTGCCCGTATCCCTGCTGCGGGCCCTGGTAGGACGGCGGGGGCTGGTTCGGGCCGGGCTGGTTCGGGCCGGGCTGGTTCGGGGGAACCTGGTTGGGCGGCCCCTGGTAGGGCGGTCGATGCGGTGGCCCCTGGTTGGGCGGGCCCTGCCACGGCGGCTGCTGTTGCGGTCCCTGACCGGGCCCGCTGGGGCCCCATCCGGGACCGTTGGGCGGTTGCGGCGGCTGGCTCATCGAGACTCCCTGGAACATGCGCGGGGACCTGCGGGCGGGGGCCCGGCAGCGGTACGCCGAGACTAACTCCGCGACGGGCCACCCGACCCGCTCAGTCCCGGGTGTCGCCGTAGAGCCTCGCGATCTGCTCCGAGCCGAGCCATCCCGAATACGCCGGCGACCGGGGCCAGCCGTCCGGCGAATCCTGCCAGTCCTCCTGCCTGCCGTAGGGCAGGACGTCGATCAGCGCGAAGCTGAAGCTCAGTTGTTCCGCGCCGCGCCCGCCGGTGGTCCAGGTGCGATAGACCTGATCGCCGTCGCGGAGGAACACGTTGAACCCGAATCCGCCGCCGGGCGGCGCGCCGACGTCGGCCCCGAACGGGCTGTCGGCCGTCGAGTACCACTCCATCCGGTTCCCGACCTTCTCCCGGTAGGCCAGCACCTCGTCGATGGCACCCTGCGTGACGATCACGAACCGGGCGTCGTAGGCGTCCAGGAAGCCCAGCCGCGTGTACTGGCTGGTCAGCCCGGTGCAGCCGGCACACTGCCACTCCTGTCCCGGCGACCACATGTGGTGATAGGTGATCAACTGGCGCTTGTCGCCGAAGATGTCGACCAGCCGGACCGGGCCGTCGGCACCGACCAGCGTGTAGTCCGGCATCTGCACCATCGGCAGCCGGCGGCGCTGGGCGGCGATCGCGTCCAGCTCGTGGGTCGCGGCCTTCTCCCGCGCGCGCAGCGCGTCGAGTTCGGCCTGCCAGGTCGCCGCGTCGGCGACCGGCGGAAGCGCGGTTGGCATGTGCCCTCCTCGATCGGTGGTTTCTGCGAACCTAGGCCGTCGCGAGGGGGCGCGCTTCTCCGATCTTGCGGCTCAGTGCAGGCGTACCGCCGGCCGCCGGTCGCCCGCTGGCGGCTGCCACGCATCGGGATCGGCCGCGACCTGCTCGCCGCTGCGGATGTCCTTGACCTCACCGGAGCCGAACCAGACGAACGGGATGCCGCGCCGCTCGGCGTACCTGATCTGCTTGCCGAACCGGTCCGCCCTCGGCGCCACCTCCGTGGCGATCCCCCGCGCGCGCAGCCGGCCGGCGATGTCGATCGCGGCGGGCCGGCTGGCCTCGTCGTCGACGGCGACGAGCACCGCGGTCGGTACGCTGCGCGACGCGTCGGCCCACCCCGCGGCGACGAGCGGGGCGAGCAGCCGGGTCACGCCGACGCTGATCCCGACACCCGGCCAACTGTGCCTGCCATCGCTGGCCAGCGAGTCGTAGCGTCCGCCGGAACAGATCGAGCCGAGCTCGGGGTGGCCAGCCAGCTCGGTCTCGTAGACGGTGCCCGTGTAGTAGTCGAGCCCGCGCGCGATCCGCAGATCGGCAACGACGCCGCCGGGCCGGTACGCACGAGCCGTCTCGATCACCGCGGCGAGCTCGGCGAGCCCCTCGTCCAGCAGTTCGTGGGACACGCCGAGGGCGCGTACCCGCTCGACGAAGCCGGTGTCGGGGGTCCGGATCTCGGCCAGTCGCAGGCAGGCGGCCGCGGTGTCGGTGTCCAGCCCGAGCTCGTCGACCAGCAACGCGGCGACCTTCTCGGACCCGATCTTGTCCAGCTTGTCGACGCGCTGCAGCACCCCGGCGGGCTCGGCGATGCCGAGTCCCCGGTAGTAGCCCTCGGCCAGCTTGCGGTTGGCCACGTGCATGGTGACCTCGGGCAGGCCCAGCTCGTCGCTCAGCCGGCCGAATGCCTCCAGCATCACCAGGGGAATCTCCGCGTCGTGGTGGGCCGCGAGCTGATCGGCGCCGACGATGTCGATGTCGGCCTGGGTGAACTCGCGGTAGCGGCCCTGCTGCGGTCGCTCGCCGCGCCAGACCTTCTGGATCTGGTAGCGGCGCAGCGGGAAGTTCAGCTTGCCGGCGAACTCGGTGACATAGCGGGCGAACGGGACGGTGTTGTCGTAGCGCAGTCCGAGCTCGGCCTCGGTCTCGGCGTCGGCGTGCAGGCGGCGTACCGCATAGACCTCCTTGTCGATCTCGCCCTTGCCGGCCAGCACCGACAGCGGCTCGACGCTTCGGGTCTCCAGCGAGCCGAAGCCGTGCAGCTCGAAGGTCTCCCGCAGCAGGTCCAGCACGCGCTGTTCAACGATGCGCCCCGCGGGCAGGTACTCGGGGTATCCGGACAGGGCGGTCACGCGCGGGCTCATGGCGGCCCAGCCTAGCCACGGCGCGACCGCTCGCCCGGCCTCGTGCACTGCCCGGGACGGGAGTGCCGGATGCGGCAGTATGGATCCATGACCGAGTCCGACAAGCCGACCCCTGCCCCGCCGCCCGGCCCCGCGCCGGCCGCCGGGTCGCCGGCCGGCCCGCCCGTTCCGGGCGCCGCCCCGCTGCCCACCGCTCCGTCCCCGGAAGCCGCCGCCCCCGGACCTGCGCCGGACTCGTTCGGCCGGGTCGCCGAGGACGGCACGGTCTATCTGCGGACCGACGAGGGCGAGCGCGCGGTCGGCCAGGTGCCGGACACGACCCCGGAGGAGGCGTTGGCCTTCTTCACCCGGCGCTATGACGCGCTGGCGCTGGAGGTGCAGTTACTGGAGACGCGGGTCCGCGGCGGCGCGCTGTCTCCGGAGGAGGCGCGCAAGGCCGTCGGGACGGTACGCCGCAGCATCGACGGCGCCAATGCCGTCGGCGACCTGCCAGGACTGCTCGCGCGACTGGACGGGCTGGAGCCGGTGCTGGCCCAGGCGCAGCAGCAGCGCCGCGAGGAGCGCGCCCGCAACCAGGCCGAGACCCGGTCGGCCAAGGAGCGGATGGTCACCGAGGCGGAGAAGCTCGCCGCCGGCAACGACTGGCGGGGCGGGGTGAACCGGTTCCGGGCGCTGCTGGAGGAGTGGAAGGGCCTGCCCAGGATCGACCGGGCGACCGACGACGAGCTGTGGCACCGGTTCTCCTCCGCGCGCACGCAGTACACGAAGCGCCGCAAGGCCCAGTTCGCCCAGCAGGCGGAGCGCCGCGAGCAGGCCAAGGGCGTCAAGGAGAAGATCATCCGCGAGGCCGAGGGCCTGGCCACCTCGACCGAGTGGGGCCCGACGGCGGGTGCCTTCCGGGACCTGATGTCGCGGTGGAAGGCCGCGGGCCCGGCGCCGCGGGAGGTCGACGAGAAGCTCTGGCAGCGCTTCCGCGGCCTGCAGGACCAGTTCTTCGAGGCCCGCAATGCCGCGATGAGCGCCCAGGACGAGGAGTTTCGCGGCAACCAGGAGGCGAAGGAGGCGCTGCTCGCGGAGTACGAGCCGCGGGTCCGCCCCGATGAGGACCTGGCCGGCTCGCGGGCCGCGTTCCGGGAGTTCCTGGAGCGCTGGTCGGAGATCGGCAAGGTGCCGCGCGATGCGATCCGGCCGCTGGACGGCCGGGTGCGGGCGATGGAGCAGTCGCTGCGGAGCACCGAGGACGCGGAGTGGAAGCGTACCGATCCGCAGGCCCGGGCGCGCGCGGAGGACACGGCGAACAAGCTGACCGCGCAGATCGCCGGGCTGGAGGAGAAGGCCGCGAAGGCCGAGGCACGCGGCGATGCGTCGGCGGCCCGGAAGGCGCGCGACTCGGCGGCGACCTACCGCAGTTGGCTGGAGCAGGCCGAGAAGGCCGTGCAGGACTTCTCCCGTTAGTCGGCCGTCCGGCCGGTCAGCGTCCGGCCGCCCCGAACCACCCGCACTCCGACCCCGGTCCGACCCGGGAAGGTCGGCGCGGGACCGCTCTCGGCTGGTGGCGGGGCGCGCTGATGGGTTGAATCAGCGTCATGGACCTGCTCGCGGTGCTGTCGCACCTCACCGAAACCATCACCGCGCTGGCGAGCACGCCGTGGGTGTACCCGGTGGTCCTCGCGCTGACCACCATCGACGGATTCTTCCCCCCCGTGCCGAGCGAATCGGTCGTGGTGTCCCTCGCCGCGCTGTCGGTGAGCGACGGGAACCCCTCGTTGCCGCTGCTCTTCCTGGCGGCGGCCCTCGGTGCCGTCGCCGGTGACAACGTCGCCTACCAGATCGGCCGGGTGCTGCATCCCGGGGGCGAGCGCGGACCCCGATTCCTGCGGGGCGAGCGAATGGCCCGAGCGTTCGCGTGGGCGCGGCGTGCTCTCGAACACCGCGCGGCGGTGATGATCCTGGTCGCCCGGCACATCCCGGTCGGCCGGGTGGCGGTGAACATGATGGCCGGGGCGACCGGTTATCCCCGGCGCCGGTTCGTGCCGCTGACGATCCTGGCGGGCACGCTGTGGGCCGCGTACGGCATCGGCATCGGCACCGTGGCCGGGAGCTGGGTGAAGGACCAGCCGCTGCTCGCCGCCGCCCTCGCCGTGGCCCTCGCGCTGGTCCTCGGCTTCGCGCTGGACCGGGTGCTCGAGTGGTTCAACCGCCGCCGCGGGGTCGGTACGCCGGGCGGCCCCGACGCCCCCGCACCCGACCCCGCGTCCAGCTCCTCGCCGCGCTGACCCCGGTCCCTGCGCCGGCGTCCGCGTCACCAAGACGCGCGGCCCGGCGCCGTGATCACTTTGTGGTCACTCACGCGCCCTGAGGTGACCACAAAGTGCTCACGCCGCCCGCGGGGCCGAGGAGAAGATCATCGGCGAGGCTGCGGCGGTGCTCCCGAGGCCCGAGGCACGGCCCCACCGGGGCCCCCGCCACCCGTCGCGGGGGCGGTCCGGGTGTCGACGCCGACGGTCAGCTCGACCCGATAGCCCGTCTCGGCGTCCCCGGTCACCGTGGCGAGCTGCGAGGCTCCCCCGTCGTCGCCGAACACCATGTCCGTGGCGAGGCTGACCCGCGCCAGGTTGGCCGCCGAGGTCTGGTAGCCGTCCGTCGCGTACACCGCCTCGCAGGCGTCTCGCGGGAGCGCCACCTGGGAGGTGGCGATCGCGTTCGCGGCGTCGGTGATCGTGTCCGCGGCGGGATAGACCTCGAAGTGGATGTGCGGCCAGCGCCCGTCGTAGCAGGCGGGGAATATGCTGGTGAAGCCGACCCGGCCCTCGGCGTCGGCGACCTGCACGCCGCGCAGGTAGTTCTCGTCCTCCAGCCCCTCGGCATACATCGAGTACCGGCCCTCCCGGTCGCAGTGCCAGACATAGACGGCCGCGCCGGCGAAGGGCGTACCCGCGGCGAGGTCGGTGATGATCAACTCCAGCTTCATCGGTACGCCGACCGCGGTCGCGCTGCCGGTCTCGAAGCTCGACCGGATGTCGCTGCGCAGCACCCCGCTGCGCTCCAGCAGGTCGGGGCCGTTGGAACCGTCGCCGGGATACGGGCCGGCCGTCTCGTCGGGGATCTCCCCCGTTCCGGCACCCTCCGCGCCGGCCTGCGGGAGCGCCCCGCAGGCCGCGAGCCCGAGCCCGGCGCCCGCGGCGCCGATCAGGGCCAGCATGCGGCGCCGGCCGAACAGGGTGCCGAGATCGAAGGCCAGCCCCTGGTCCTCGACGTCCTCGCCCGGCCGGGGCAGCGGCCGGCCCCGATAGCTCGTCGGTTCGTTCATGATCATCCTTTCCGCCTCATCGGGGCCGAAGCTAGCCCCGCGGGCGCGCGGGATGCTGTGCGGCGCCGCTGGCGCGGCTGTGAACCTGCCCGGGCGCGGTGCCCGTGTTTGCGCGCGGATCGCGCCGCGAGCTAGGACGTCACGCGGTAGACGTCGTAGACGCCCTCGACGCGGCGCACGGCCTTGGCGAGGGCGTCCAGATGCTTGGGGTCGGAGGTCTCGAAGCTCATCCTGATCTTGCACACCCGGTCGCGGCCGGTGTTCACGTTCGCGGAGACGATCGACACGTGATGCTCGGTCACGGCCCGGGTCACGTCGGACAACAGGCCGTGCCGGTCCAGGCCCTCGATCTGCAGCGAGACCAGGAAGCTGCTCTGCGCGGTCGGCGCCCACGACACCTCGACCAGCCGCTCGGGCTGGTCGAGCAGCGCCGCGGCATTGGTGCAGTCGCGGCGGTGCACCGACACGCCCGCGCCGCGGGTGACGAACCCGAGGATCGGATCGCCCGGCACCGGCGTACAGCACTTGGCCAGCTTCACCCACAGATCCGTGGCGCCGTGCACGGCAACGCCCGTCCCGGAGGCCTTGTCGGTCCAGCGCCGACGCTCCACCCCGACATCGGTGGCGGTCTCGTCCTCGGACTCCCCGCCCTCGAGCACCAGCAGCCGGCTGACCACCGATGCGGCGGTGACATTGCCCTCGCCGATGGCCGCGTACAGGGCGTCCACGTCGCGCAGCCGGTTGTGCCGGGCCGCCTCCGCCAGATGTGCGCCGGTGAGCAGCCGCTGCAGCGGCAGGCCCGCCTTGCGCAGCTCGCGGGCGAGCGCGTTCTTGCCGTTCTCGATGGCCTCCTCGCGGCGCTCCCGGGTGAACCAGTGTTTGATCTTGTTCCGCGCGCGGGGGCTCTTGACGAAGTTCAGCCAGTCGCGGCTCGGCGCGGCGTTCTCGGCCTTCGAGGTCAGGATATCGACCACATCGCCGTTGCTCAGCACCGATTCCAGCGGGACCAGACGCCCGTTCACGCGGGCACCGATGCAGCGCTGCCCGACCTCGGTGTGGATGGCATAGGCGAAGTCGACCGGGGTCGCCCCCTGCGGCAACGCCAGCACGTCGCCCTTCGGCGTGAAGGCGTACACCTCGGAGGTGTTGATCTCGAACCGCAGCGAGTCCAGGAACTCGCCGGGATCGGTCGTC harbors:
- a CDS encoding DedA family protein, whose protein sequence is MDLLAVLSHLTETITALASTPWVYPVVLALTTIDGFFPPVPSESVVVSLAALSVSDGNPSLPLLFLAAALGAVAGDNVAYQIGRVLHPGGERGPRFLRGERMARAFAWARRALEHRAAVMILVARHIPVGRVAVNMMAGATGYPRRRFVPLTILAGTLWAAYGIGIGTVAGSWVKDQPLLAAALAVALALVLGFALDRVLEWFNRRRGVGTPGGPDAPAPDPASSSSPR
- a CDS encoding intradiol ring-cleavage dioxygenase, whose translation is MNEPTSYRGRPLPRPGEDVEDQGLAFDLGTLFGRRRMLALIGAAGAGLGLAACGALPQAGAEGAGTGEIPDETAGPYPGDGSNGPDLLERSGVLRSDIRSSFETGSATAVGVPMKLELIITDLAAGTPFAGAAVYVWHCDREGRYSMYAEGLEDENYLRGVQVADAEGRVGFTSIFPACYDGRWPHIHFEVYPAADTITDAANAIATSQVALPRDACEAVYATDGYQTSAANLARVSLATDMVFGDDGGASQLATVTGDAETGYRVELTVGVDTRTAPATGGGGPGGAVPRASGAPPQPRR